The Zingiber officinale cultivar Zhangliang chromosome 2A, Zo_v1.1, whole genome shotgun sequence genomic sequence gcttgactttcttccatacTAGATCATCAACCTGGAAAGACTTCGGGATCACCCTCCTgttgtagttctgcctcatccaCTGTCGGTAAGCCATTAGCCGAACAACAACCTTATCACgtgcttcatccaccaagtcaagcTCCATTAACCTTCGCTCACCTGTTGCCATGGGAAATGACCTCATGATGCCCATGCTCCATTGATCGAATGGGCAAGATACCATGGATGACTTCATCTCTTTGGGCGATCAGTGCGAAATATTGTGATACTTTTGACATGACAGGCATGAGGTTGTCAtccgagcggcatcctcttggagagttggccagaagtacccggccaggaGAATCTTTTGAGCTAGCGGATGGCCGCCCGGATGGCTTCCATAGGATCCTTGGTGCACTACTTGCATAATGTATGCTGCGTCCTCTAGTCCAACACACTTGAGCAAGGGCCTAGAGAAGGCTCTTTTGTACAACTGATCTCCGACCAAAGTGAACCATCTGACCCTCTCCTTTAATAAATGCGCCGCTTCTTAGTTGGTCGACATACTTCCCGATCGAAGAAATTCAATTAATGGCATTCTCCAGTTGCTCAGAAAGACAactccctccatccgatcgatgtgcACCACCAGTGAAACCTGTTCGATCGGCCAACTGATCACGACCagtgataatgaactagctaacttaaTCAGTTCATCTGTTGCTTGATTGTCCGATCGAGGAGTCTTCTGTATAGTGACTTCTTGAAAATTTATCTTTAACTTCTCGAAGGCTtctacatataacttgagtcaAAAGTTGCTAATCTTAAATGCCCCTGCCAGTTGCTGGGAAACCAACTGGGAGTCCAagtgaatgaggacttttgtgGCTCCGACATGTCTCGCTACTTGCAAGCCAACTATCAAGGCTTTATactcagcctcattgttggtggcgcgATAATCCAATCGAACAGAAAGTTGCATTCGGTCCTCCCTTGGGAAAATGAGcaggcactacaagaaaattgggcttttacaacacttaaaagacaacgctttttttaaaaagtattgtcgttttttttaacaacgcttttagtgaaaagcattgtctatttctttattttcttactaatagacaacgtttttttaaaaatcgttgtctattagtgatttttgtgAGTCAACAACAACGTTTCTtgaaaagcattgtctattacCATTTTTTTAGTGTTGTCTATTGTCAAGTTCTCgtctaaattaaatttagaatgatacaaaccgttggatcaagAAAGGAGTAGAAAACCCTTAGGTTTCACACGCACCCACACCTATCTTCCAAAAACCTCCCGAACCCCTCTCACAACTTCTCATCTCTcaccttctccatccaactcctcctctcacaCCCTCTCCGTCCAACTTCTCTCCGGAAAACCCCTCTCCGACGAACCCCTCTCTATGAACCTCCCCTCTGAACTCCTCTCCATCAAGACTGTGGCCAAAATTTCCTCACCTTATTCCTTCACCTCTTCGTCAAATAGCAAATGCCCTAATCATCCCATTTTCTTTCTTAAACCTAGACACATTAAAACTGCGACGGGCGACGACAGCAGCAGAGAGATGATTTccatcctctcctctctcttcCGATTGCATTCTCTGTTTAATTTGTCTCTCTCATTCCACAAATCGATTGCcagatttttgttttattttttcctttgggTCTTTGATTTTGAGTTAGGGTTTCCTACTCCTACTAAGATTTGTTGCCTATGGCGACTTCCAGTGACATTCCGACAACCCTTGCAGGGACGGGGCCTTTCCTTCGAAGCAGCTCTTCCACCAGGTCATTCTCCTTTCTGAGGAGTTCCGGTGCCTTTTATCGCGTTGGCACAAGAGGACCTTGGTGGAAGCTGGCTCTCCGGATGAGCCTGCGTTCCGATGCCTTGGTGGATCTCGTGGAGAAGCAATCCGCGGAAGCTAGCGCCTCGGCGCTCGAGCAGTTCAAGATCTCCGCCGATCGTAAGTAGCAATTCACTTCCCTTTGTCCTTTTTTATTCCCCCCATTTTTCATGTTAGAAATCTATGACTTAATTCTTCGAATGAAGATCTATCTGTCAAAGCTAGAAGTTTACTGGTAGGAAAACATTCTTTTGCCCCTTTTGCCGTGGGTTGAACTTTATGCTGCTAGATGTGTGTAAACGATCTGGGTTTATCAGTTTTGGTAGTTGAGGAGTTTAGTCTGTTTGGATTTGTGAGATTAACAAATTTGTTTAAAAACGAAAGTAATACTTCCGAAGTTCCTAGTTTAGTCGCGATTCctatctacattaaccctattcagGAGTTAAAATAGGGATTTTGATGTTGATCTATTTTCAGTTCTTTGTCTTCCTTTCTTAAGTTTAGTCTTCCCTACTTTCTAGAAATGCTGTCTGTTCCAATAGCCATGTCTAGGGTTTTAGGAACTTGCAGGGTGCTCATGGCGGCGGCCAAGGGTGGGTCCAAGGAAGCATCAGCGAAGGCGGTGGCCAAGGGGGCGATGAAGCCCAAGGGGGCTTTTCATCAGAAGCTACCTTTGTCTCCAGCGATGAGCAAATTCCTCGGCATCCCAGAAATCGCACGGGTGGATGCCGTTAAAAAATCTGGGAGCACATCAAAGCAAACCAGCTCCAGGTTCGAACCCCGCTTTCTCCTTTGCTAATACTTTCATCAATATATCTAGGGTTATGGGAAATCATACTCATGCATTTGTTCTTTTTTCACTTTTTATGAATCTTATCGTTCCAGGATTGTTAGGGTTATATCTCACTGTTGTGGCTAAAGTCCTTGGTAAAACTAATTATGGTTTGGTATGCTAAATGTTGTTGCCATCAAGTGATGACTCTGGTTTTGGTAATTTCTGCTTTGTGCTTTTAGTTCTACATTACGAATTTTGTCATTGGTTGATTTCTACTCGATTGATGGTCTATGGTGAAgtgattgaatttgtataattTTATTATCTAGTTCTTATTGTTTTTGGAGGTTTAGAGCTAGTTCGCAATACCATTAGTTTTTTCCTACACTCTCATAGTTAAAGCCAGGTTATGAGATTCACTACAATCATAGTCCATCTTATTATCCTTTTTCAGCCAATGCTACTTTCACTCTGCAATACATTGGGTTATACATTGTGTTGTTTTAGTTGAGCCTAGCTTTAAGTGATTACAAAGAAATGTTATGAGATTCTCTCGAATTGatggagaaaataaataaaatctcaCTCAAACACTAGGCAAGAACCATTGTCAAACACAATGTTGATTTTcagtgtaaaaaaaattataatatacttTATAGTCATCCAAGGTATGAACTCTAGATCTCATTGTGTTTTCTAGGCTTCATCAGATGACAATGTTGGATTCATGATTGATATGTTAAAGTAAGTACAGGTTTCCACCAACCTATATTTTTCATGTTCAAACTTGAAAGTCTGAGAAGTTTCTCGTTGGCATTCTAAACTTCTGATTGAATTTTCATCTATTTGTATTTTGCCATGGATAGGGAGTGTGGATTATCTCACAAATCAATAATTTTTGTCTTGGATGAGTTTGATCTTTTTGCTTAGGTACATGTAGTAACTTTTAGCCACTAACAGAATTCTGTGCAAGTACTTCTTTACTTGCTTGTGTTCCCTTGTCAATCCTCCTTTGTTGTTCCATTTTTATCTCATTATGCAATGGCCTTTGCCTTATTCTAAATCTTTGATCTTTTTGATACATGTGTATGCAGGGGAAACAACGTTTACTTTATAGTTTGCTTGATGCAATGCAAACAATGACTTCATGTCTAGTAGAAGTTCTGATTCTTAGCACCCCTCTTGTTAGTTCATCGGCATTGGAATTACCAGAGGATGGCCTACATGATCTTGTACAACTTTTATCGTAATGTTGTTTTTGTCTTCATCCTATTCTGGTATGTGTTTATGAACAATGTTGCATGGAATTATCAAACTTTCAATTTACCTTTCTTATGGTTGCATGGAATTTACAAATCTACTATCTTTAAGAATGGATGTGCATTATCTCACTAATTTTCTCTTTAACATGTTAATCTAACCTTCCCTGCTTATCAATATGGGGCTGCATTGCTGCAACACTATTATGTGAGATTATCATCGACTCCGTGTGGTTTCTACCGGGTTACTGGTACGTCTGTTTTCCACAAACTCATCGCAAGATTATATTATAAAGTAATTAAGAACTTAAACTTGTTTGACAAAGTGAAATATTTTTATCGATGCGTTGATTTCTATGATTGCTCTAACGTTATTGCACCTTGCATTTGCATACAGGGTCGTCTTTAACGTAATGAGGACTGGACTATTTTGGCTATGCTTACTAGGTGTCCTTGTGGCCGGGATGCTTCCCCATTTCGTAATGAAGGCACTGATCCAGCATTTCATGCCTATTATGATTCTGATTGTTAGAGTTGGAGAATGCTTACTAGGTGTCCTTTCTTCCAAGCATTGCTGGTTATACTTGATAAAGCCTCATGTCTTTCAGGATGCAGACTAACTTCTTGAAAAAAGAGTTCAGTGTAGGTTTTGTCCCAGTCTCAAGCTGACAATCctttttgatcagtatatctagtagaagtaagcatgcagatcgTTGTCTTCGAGGCTGGCTAgctattttgtgtttttttttgttttaaattcgaaTATCACTATTTACTTTGAAACAaaactatttagtctttgtgtatagttaaattctcctgtaaatactaatactttgtaattgaattttattattttggtacgaatttgaaatcattagccgagctaattaatgttattttatatgtcaaattcgaatctagacatggtaaaagaaaattaatagttttgtaaatataaaaaaataattttgtgaatagatttttttatttttattttaaaaagacaacgcttttaaagcgttgcacaagtgttgtctttgccaaaaacaacaacgcttttaaagcgttgcaaaagcgttgtctttgctacaaacgacaacgcttttaaagcgttgtctttgagcagatttttaacaacagtgcttttaacaacgctttttcagccacatagacaacgctttaaaagcgttgtctattagcttttttcttgtagtgaggatACCGATCCTGCTGCCTTGTCAGGTGGAagagccatccacatatattttccaagcGACTTCTAACTTGCTACTCTGGATTTCTGTGATGAAATAAATCAAGGCTTGAGCTTTTATTACCGTTTGGGGCTGGTATTAGATGTCAAACTCACTTAACTCAGTTGTCAACTTGATTAGCCGACCGGATGCTTCTGGGATGAGGAGGACTCTACCCTAGGTATCGTTGGTCATCACGAAGATTGGATGGGAGAGGAAGTACGGGCAGAGTCTTCGAGCAGCTAGTACCAAAGCGTAAGCTAACTTTTCCAGACTAGTGTAGCGGGACTCgacgtctttcaatatatgacttaaaaaatacacggGCTATTACTCTTGCCCATTTTTCTTAACTAATACTGAGCCGACCGCATTCTCGGTGGATGATAGATAGATCCAAAGCGGCTCTCCTATGCTCATCTTAGCTTGGCAAGGAGTTGAGATAATCTTTAatctcttcgaacgcccggtcgtaCTCTGCATCCCACTAGAATTTTGTCGCTCGACACAACACCTTGAAGaacggtaggctccggtcggatgATTTGGATATGAATATGGACAGAGCGGTAATGCGCCTGATTAGCCATTGGGCTTCCTTCAAGTTGCGTGGTGAcagcatatcttgtagagccttGACATTGCTTGGATTGTCCTTGATTCCCCTCTCGATGATGATGTATCCCAAGAATCGATCGCTCTTGGCGCTGAACAGGCACTTGTTCTggttcagctttattccataagccctcagagtttggcaggtctccttgatgtCTGTGCAAAGATCAATAgctcttggagattttattaatatgtcgttgACATATACCTCTATATTGCGGCTGATCTAGTCTATCCAGGGCAACGGATAGAAATCCTTCAGGCATGCCTTATTCAAGTCACAAAAGTCTATGCAGACCATCCATTTGTCGCCCAGCTTGGGGACCAATACGATGTTAGTAAGCCAGCTCAAAAATTATACCTctcgtatgtggccgacctccagtaATTTTTCTATCTCCGCTCGGATGACCAAGTTATGTTCCAGCTaaagtcccttttcttttgtttcacTAGCCCAGCATCCAGTCAGACGTGTAACTCGTGTTGAGCCACACATGGAAAAATACTAGAAAGATCACGTGGCGACCAAGCAAACACGTCGTAATTCTATCTGAGGTAGGCTATCAGCTCCATCTTGTTCTCTCCCTCTAGATCGGCAGTGATGAAAGTAGTTGCTTCTGGGCAGTTAGGGTGGATCTaaacttcttctttctcctcataAACTAGCGTGAGGGATTTTCAGTGATGGCATTCACCTCTAGGCAAGGTGTTTTCCAAGCGGCTCGTGCTTCCAttctgaccatctcgacataacaACGCCGAGCAGTCAGTTGATCTCCTTTGACCTCGCCCACCTTATCCCCCACCCGGAAACTTGATTTTTTGGCAATAGGTGGACACAACTGCTCAGGACTCATTGAGTGTCGGTCgacccaaaataacgttgtaggCCGAGGGCGTGTCTACCACTATGAAAATTTGTGGTCCTTATCTGCTTCAGGGGTACTTCTCTGAGTGAGATAATCAACTTGATCTGGCCGATCGACAACACTTCGTTGCCAGTGAAGCCGTAGAGTGGATttgtcattggcagtagttcatTCTGGTCAATTTGTAATTGGTTGAATGCCTTCTGGTATATGATATTTACCGAGCTCCCTGTAACAATAAAAATTTGATAGACTGTATAATTggcaattaccgctcggatgattaaGGGATCGTCGTGGGGGACCTCCACTCCTTCCAAATCCTTAGGCCCAAAGCTAATCTCGGGTCCCTCAGCTTTTTCCTTGCTGCAGCCAACAACATGTATTTCAAGCCGCCGAGCATGCAACTTCCTTGCTCGATTAGAATCTCCTCCTGTCGGCCCTCCGACgatcattcctatctctcctTGAGTGACATTATTCCggttctgtaacgacccaattttccttatttcgagttccaaatgtccataaaaatatttggaaatacttttaaaatattctagagatttttaggaatttttagagtatttttatgtaatttttggaggtcgtttagtagggttacaaaaagaaagaagttttgataaaaaaacgttgaaggtgagattcgaacccacgacctcgggtcggactgtcccaagcaaaaccggcccaaccagctgagctacgctcgttttgttaatcatatatggagcgatatatatttaagtaatagttaggaacagtaaaataagaggaaataaaatggttgcagttgggattcgatccctcgagttgggctttaagcagaacgcagcccaccaacagaccagccgcgggtttgttaataaaacccgaatcaagttgtatttaagcaatagttagttaacagaatataaaagttataagaagagaacttaggtttttccccgtgacaaaaatcttctcttctcctcttctcacgcgacggcgcatcTCTCCACGGGGGAAACCGCAGCGAGCAAAGCTAGGGCATTGCGGTGGCCGGCGAGCACTCTTCTCCGAGAGGTCATCACAccaccgagctcctctcgtcaagaagaggcgcgagcacaagaagaagccgagtatttcaagcctccgagccctagatcttcttcctctccttcggttgtaagtccaagcaaatcccggtgagttgctactcacctgcagtaggagtagttccgagttttgatctgttttcatggctttcgtgttttcatggctttcggatttttaggttttgtgttttctttgttgccGTGACACATAGCAGGAAGAACCACTATTAAGTGCAGACTTTCGATTAAGCTTTACCTAAGTTTTAAATTCCAGCAGATTCAAGCATACCATCATCTTCATGTATCAATTTCTTTTATCATAATAGCATAATGATAGGTTGTAACTATAACAgttggtttgctgccgtgaaccctaaagaaagaaggatAATGATAGGTTTGGTTTAAGCATGTGGATTGGTTTTCTTTCAAGCCTTGTAGTTGGCATTTTCATATCCCAGTTTAAATCCTGTCTGTTTGTTATCTTAATAGACTTGTTTGGTTTATACAGAGCATGGTAAGTCTCAGATTTTGTTACTAGGCAGTGAACCTAGAATGGGTTAGATTAGTTTTGAGCATGTAGTTGGTTTTCTTCCTTACCGTTAGCTTTTGGTTGAGTGTTCTGAAATGAAGATGAACAACTTTTGTTTTTCTTGATGTTGGGAGCATTCGGCCAGATTCTTTGGCAGTACAATTGGACCTGCAGTTTCGTTTcctattgctctataaaagtacaagtttggacttttttttttagttatttaaGGGGCAAGGACaaccctgttggtgcaatatccctcaggtcaaggttgacctgggtaaccaagctgagtcttggtttgggtttagatgtttgacaataagatattgattgaagaagagtcaagtaggtcaaggttgactggatacttgactgggaagtcctaactgggatgttaggcaaaatgaaagtcctggtgagtgaagccaggcagaagaaaagtcctggtgagtgaagccaggcagaaggaagtcctagtgagtgaagctaggcagatggaaatcctggtgagtgaagccaggtgaaagtcttagtgagtaaagctaggcagatagaaatcctggtgagtgaagccaggtgaaagtcctagtgagtgaagccaggtgaaagtcctagtgagtgaagctaggcagatggaaaaccctagtgagtgaagctaggtgaaagccctggtgagtgaagccaggtgaaagtcctagtgagtgaagctaggcagatggaaatcctggtgagtgaagccaggtgaaagtcctagtgagtgaagctaggcagatggaaaaccctagtgagtgaagctaggtgaaagccctggtgagtgaagccaggcaagggaaaatccagatggatcaaggatgatcggacatctggtgctgggaagtccaagtaggtcaaaggattgactggatacttggcatgaaagaaaagtccaagtaggtcaaagggattgaccggatacttggcacagagaaaagtccaagtgggtcaaagggattgaccggacacttggtaagggagtcctagcaggtcaagggagtgactagatgctaggcatgacataccaacaggtcaaggttgaccgaatgttggttagggatgtttgggacttggttttggacaaaaatcaagtgctggatcgatccgtggatcgatccaggctctggatcgatccagacctgtcccagcgaacagagagcctctggatcgatccgtggatcgatccagaggtcccaatcgatcagtggatcgattgggacgcggctgcttcgcgcgataagcgctggatcgatccgtggatcgatccaggcgcgtttccagagcacagaggcgctctggatcgatccgtggatcgatccaaagcctccccgatcgattgggaactttCGAAtctatcgggatccgaccgttgacatcgtttatagctgcagacgttcgatggctgcggtagaacttcaccgattcattccagattcatcgcctactcctccacagcgctctcaaagatcaggtcgccagttcttgaaggatcttggaagctttccaagtcaagaggcggatcaaaggcaagaagagaagctagggttagggttttctgtactcattgtaagctttgcgcttgtattttgtttccctttcctttcttcttgtactgagagtcttgtagggcttctccgccctcggtagttaccgaaaaggagtgttttcatagtggagggtgcgtgcgtggtgtggatccttggactagtcacctcttgtgaggtggataccaagtaaaccaaccgtgttagcgttgttgcatttgtttctgtattttccgctgcatattcttgaagaaacaagcaacgccaagcaacgccgagcaccgagagaacgcgacgagctattcaccccccctctagctacttttggtcctaacaagtggtatcagagcgaggccgctcttcaccggaatcatcgccggaagggtcaagcatatcaagaaaagctagagggtgaagaagttggagcaaattcttcaagttcaagactgtatcaagctcaacttcaagatgcaattccaagatggacttggatttgacacaagggtggctccaccatacacatcggcaagcttcgattcttggagatcaagaattgaaaattttcttatgatggagatagagcaatggtttgctctcatggaaggttttgaagctcccacaaattccaagggcaaagtactcaaaaggagcaagtggagcaaagaccaaattcaaagatgtgaggccaatgacaaagtgaccaagcttttggtcaatttattgccaagcaacatcttggaacaaattggagagtttgaagatgccaaggagctttggagcaaattggcaagaattcatgagatcccctccactgtatcaaatcaagaagaatccaaagagggcgactcattggatcaagaccaagaggaggactccgaggttgagagatactcaacctccgaagaagaggaaatccaagaagcttcatcctcaagggaatgcaccgaagggaacaaggagggagcatactccttgtttcacattcaagatgatgaagcctccacctctaggattgagggggagcaatccttggtgacaccggatcaagaagaagaagaagcttctacatccgagtcaagagaagaagaggaggaagaagcgtctacctccacaagtcaagaaaaaccaaatggaggagaatcaaggtccgatcaagaggaagcttctacctccggatccaaagaaaaagatgccacccctacaagcaaaggtataaatatttcaattaataataaaaatcatattatatgctttgagtgtagggaacatgggcactacaagagcaagtgccctaaattggccaagaagaagggccaagtggcacaaaagggcaaggcgaagcccaaggagatcattcccaacacaaagaagagcaaggagcatattatatgcttctcttgcaatcaaaaggggcattaccgaagtcaatgccccaaggggaagaaggtggtcaaggctcaaggaggcactaggcaagggggagcctccaaggtaaagaagaaggtaacatttattgagcctaaccctttacattatggtaaaaagcatgatagttctaacttttatcattttaatgcgatttaccataagaataggaagcatgagggctttaaggaaaagcatgtgaccctacatgccaaaactactatccctaaggctaggaatgtaggtaaaaacctaggcgataactctaaggatgtaagatacaagcctagaaacaaaaatgctcatggatcaaatgaaaaaccaaaaactaaggacttagtgatagaaaatcaagtcttgagattaaggcttgataaaatggaaaagaccctaaaaaggatggaaaatatcctattagggcaagatgagcataacctaggtttaggggtacaaaagccatccaatggccatagaggtttgggatacaaaccaaaggctaagaaggatgtgccctcttaccatagagttccatatagttatggaacaaaccctagg encodes the following:
- the LOC122041109 gene encoding uncharacterized protein LOC122041109 isoform X2 yields the protein MATSSDIPTTLAGTGPFLRSSSSTRSFSFLRSSGAFYRVGTRGPWWKLALRMSLRSDALVDLVEKQSAEASASALEQFKISADRTCRVLMAAAKGGSKEASAKAVAKGAMKPKGAFHQKLPLSPAMSKFLGIPEIARVDAVKKSGSTSKQTSSRGNNVYFIVCLMQCKQ
- the LOC122041109 gene encoding uncharacterized protein LOC122041109 isoform X1; its protein translation is MATSSDIPTTLAGTGPFLRSSSSTRSFSFLRSSGAFYRVGTRGPWWKLALRMSLRSDALVDLVEKQSAEASASALEQFKISADRTCRVLMAAAKGGSKEASAKAVAKGAMKPKGAFHQKLPLSPAMSKFLGIPEIARVDAVKKSGSTSKQTSSRECGLSHKSIIFVLDEFDLFA